The following proteins are co-located in the Salvelinus fontinalis isolate EN_2023a chromosome 41, ASM2944872v1, whole genome shotgun sequence genome:
- the LOC129840294 gene encoding poly(rC)-binding protein 3-like isoform X5, with amino-acid sequence MEPPKVQQPGEGGLNVTLTIRLLMHGKEVGSIIGKKGETVKKMREEVSASGARINISEGNCPERIVTITGPTDAIFKAFAMIAYKFEEDIINSMSNSPATSKPPVTLRLVVPASQCGSLIGKGGSKIKEMRESTGAQVQVAGDMLPNSTERAVTISGAPEAIIQCVKQICVVMLESPPKGATIPYRPKPASTPIIFSGGQVRADALGASTANLSLLLQHQPLPAYTIQGQYAIPHPDQLTKLHQLAMQQTPFNPLGQTTPAFPAGLDASNQASTHELTIPNDLIGCIIGRQGTKINEIRQMSGAQIKIANAMEGSSERQITITGTPANISLAQYLINARFRDVAAMWNDPSSMTTS; translated from the exons ATGGAACCACCCAAGGTGCAGCAGCCAGGCGAAGGAGGCCTCAACGTCACCCTCACCATCAGGCTTCTGATGCACGGCAAG GAGGTTGGAAGCATCATTGGAAAG aaaggagagacagtgaaGAAGATGCGTGAAGAGGTAAGTGCA AGCGGTGCACGCATCAACATCTCTGAGGGAAACTGCCCAGAGCGGATAGTTACCATCACCGGACCCACAGATGCCATCTTCAAGGCCTTCGCCATGATCGCATACAAGTTTGAAGAG GATATAATCAACTCTATGAGCAACAGTCCAGCCACCAGCAAGCCTCCTGTCACCCTGCGTCTGGTGGTCCCAGCCAGCCAATGTGGCTCCCTCATAGGGAAAGGAGGCTCCAAGATCAAAGAAATGAGAGAG TCCACAGGTGCTCAGGTACAGGTCGCAGGGGACATGCTGCCCAACTCCACTGAACGAGCAGTCACCATCTCAGGAGCCCCGGAAGCCATTATCCAGTGTGTCAAGCAGATCTGTGTTGTCATGCTAGAG tccCCACCGAAAGGTGCCACTATCCCCTACCGCCCCAAGCCTGCCTCCACCCCCATCATTTTTTCAGGTGGCCAGGTAAGAGCCGACGCGCTGGGGGCCTCCACTGCCAACCTCAGCCTCTTACTGCAGCACCAGCCACTGCCT gcTTACACCATTCAGGGACAATACGCCATCCCTCACCCTGAC CAGTTGACCAAGCTCCACCAGTTGGCTATGCAGCAAACCCCCTTTAATCCCCTTGGACAGACCACCCCTGCCTTCCCCG CAGGTCTGGATGCCAGTAACCAGGCCAGTACTCATGAACTCACCATTCCCAATGAT CTAATAGGCTGCATAATCGGGCGCCAGGGAACCAAAATCAACGAGATCCGCCAGATGTCTGGGGCGCAGATCAAAATTGCTAACGCCATGGAAGGGTCATCGGAGCGCCAGATCACCATCACAGGAACCCCCGCCAACATCAGCCTGGCCCAGTACCTCATCAACGCACG GTTCAGAGACGTGGCGGCCATGTGGAATGACCcatcctccatgacgacatcctAA
- the LOC129840294 gene encoding poly(rC)-binding protein 3-like isoform X8, with translation MEPPKVQQPGEGGLNVTLTIRLLMHGKEVGSIIGKKGETVKKMREESGARINISEGNCPERIVTITGPTDAIFKAFAMIAYKFEEDIINSMSNSPATSKPPVTLRLVVPASQCGSLIGKGGSKIKEMRESTGAQVQVAGDMLPNSTERAVTISGAPEAIIQCVKQICVVMLESPPKGATIPYRPKPASTPIIFSGGQVRADALGASTANLSLLLQHQPLPAYTIQGQYAIPHPDQLTKLHQLAMQQTPFNPLGQTTPAFPAGLDASNQASTHELTIPNDLIGCIIGRQGTKINEIRQMSGAQIKIANAMEGSSERQITITGTPANISLAQYLINARFRDVAAMWNDPSSMTTS, from the exons ATGGAACCACCCAAGGTGCAGCAGCCAGGCGAAGGAGGCCTCAACGTCACCCTCACCATCAGGCTTCTGATGCACGGCAAG GAGGTTGGAAGCATCATTGGAAAG aaaggagagacagtgaaGAAGATGCGTGAAGAG AGCGGTGCACGCATCAACATCTCTGAGGGAAACTGCCCAGAGCGGATAGTTACCATCACCGGACCCACAGATGCCATCTTCAAGGCCTTCGCCATGATCGCATACAAGTTTGAAGAG GATATAATCAACTCTATGAGCAACAGTCCAGCCACCAGCAAGCCTCCTGTCACCCTGCGTCTGGTGGTCCCAGCCAGCCAATGTGGCTCCCTCATAGGGAAAGGAGGCTCCAAGATCAAAGAAATGAGAGAG TCCACAGGTGCTCAGGTACAGGTCGCAGGGGACATGCTGCCCAACTCCACTGAACGAGCAGTCACCATCTCAGGAGCCCCGGAAGCCATTATCCAGTGTGTCAAGCAGATCTGTGTTGTCATGCTAGAG tccCCACCGAAAGGTGCCACTATCCCCTACCGCCCCAAGCCTGCCTCCACCCCCATCATTTTTTCAGGTGGCCAGGTAAGAGCCGACGCGCTGGGGGCCTCCACTGCCAACCTCAGCCTCTTACTGCAGCACCAGCCACTGCCT gcTTACACCATTCAGGGACAATACGCCATCCCTCACCCTGAC CAGTTGACCAAGCTCCACCAGTTGGCTATGCAGCAAACCCCCTTTAATCCCCTTGGACAGACCACCCCTGCCTTCCCCG CAGGTCTGGATGCCAGTAACCAGGCCAGTACTCATGAACTCACCATTCCCAATGAT CTAATAGGCTGCATAATCGGGCGCCAGGGAACCAAAATCAACGAGATCCGCCAGATGTCTGGGGCGCAGATCAAAATTGCTAACGCCATGGAAGGGTCATCGGAGCGCCAGATCACCATCACAGGAACCCCCGCCAACATCAGCCTGGCCCAGTACCTCATCAACGCACG GTTCAGAGACGTGGCGGCCATGTGGAATGACCcatcctccatgacgacatcctAA
- the LOC129840294 gene encoding poly(rC)-binding protein 3-like isoform X2 — protein MEPPKVQQPGEGGLNVTLTIRLLMHGKEVGSIIGKKGETVKKMREEVSASGARINISEGNCPERIVTITGPTDAIFKAFAMIAYKFEEDIINSMSNSPATSKPPVTLRLVVPASQCGSLIGKGGSKIKEMRESTGAQVQVAGDMLPNSTERAVTISGAPEAIIQCVKQICVVMLESPPKGATIPYRPKPASTPIIFSGGQVRADALGASTANLSLLLQHQPLPAYTIQGQYAIPHPDLCCPSYPPQQLTKLHQLAMQQTPFNPLGQTTPAFPGLDASNQASTHELTIPNDLIGCIIGRQGTKINEIRQMSGAQIKIANAMEGSSERQITITGTPANISLAQYLINARFRDVAAMWNDPSSMTTS, from the exons ATGGAACCACCCAAGGTGCAGCAGCCAGGCGAAGGAGGCCTCAACGTCACCCTCACCATCAGGCTTCTGATGCACGGCAAG GAGGTTGGAAGCATCATTGGAAAG aaaggagagacagtgaaGAAGATGCGTGAAGAGGTAAGTGCA AGCGGTGCACGCATCAACATCTCTGAGGGAAACTGCCCAGAGCGGATAGTTACCATCACCGGACCCACAGATGCCATCTTCAAGGCCTTCGCCATGATCGCATACAAGTTTGAAGAG GATATAATCAACTCTATGAGCAACAGTCCAGCCACCAGCAAGCCTCCTGTCACCCTGCGTCTGGTGGTCCCAGCCAGCCAATGTGGCTCCCTCATAGGGAAAGGAGGCTCCAAGATCAAAGAAATGAGAGAG TCCACAGGTGCTCAGGTACAGGTCGCAGGGGACATGCTGCCCAACTCCACTGAACGAGCAGTCACCATCTCAGGAGCCCCGGAAGCCATTATCCAGTGTGTCAAGCAGATCTGTGTTGTCATGCTAGAG tccCCACCGAAAGGTGCCACTATCCCCTACCGCCCCAAGCCTGCCTCCACCCCCATCATTTTTTCAGGTGGCCAGGTAAGAGCCGACGCGCTGGGGGCCTCCACTGCCAACCTCAGCCTCTTACTGCAGCACCAGCCACTGCCT gcTTACACCATTCAGGGACAATACGCCATCCCTCACCCTGAC CTCTGCTGTCCCTCCTACCCCCCTCAGCAGTTGACCAAGCTCCACCAGTTGGCTATGCAGCAAACCCCCTTTAATCCCCTTGGACAGACCACCCCTGCCTTCCCCG GTCTGGATGCCAGTAACCAGGCCAGTACTCATGAACTCACCATTCCCAATGAT CTAATAGGCTGCATAATCGGGCGCCAGGGAACCAAAATCAACGAGATCCGCCAGATGTCTGGGGCGCAGATCAAAATTGCTAACGCCATGGAAGGGTCATCGGAGCGCCAGATCACCATCACAGGAACCCCCGCCAACATCAGCCTGGCCCAGTACCTCATCAACGCACG GTTCAGAGACGTGGCGGCCATGTGGAATGACCcatcctccatgacgacatcctAA
- the LOC129840294 gene encoding poly(rC)-binding protein 3-like isoform X14, with protein MEPPKVQQPGEGGLNVTLTIRLLMHGKEVGSIIGKKGETVKKMREESGARINISEGNCPERIVTITGPTDAIFKAFAMIAYKFEEDIINSMSNSPATSKPPVTLRLVVPASQCGSLIGKGGSKIKEMRESTGAQVQVAGDMLPNSTERAVTISGAPEAIIQCVKQICVVMLESPPKGATIPYRPKPASTPIIFSGGQAYTIQGQYAIPHPDLCCPSYPPQQLTKLHQLAMQQTPFNPLGQTTPAFPGLDASNQASTHELTIPNDLIGCIIGRQGTKINEIRQMSGAQIKIANAMEGSSERQITITGTPANISLAQYLINARFRDVAAMWNDPSSMTTS; from the exons ATGGAACCACCCAAGGTGCAGCAGCCAGGCGAAGGAGGCCTCAACGTCACCCTCACCATCAGGCTTCTGATGCACGGCAAG GAGGTTGGAAGCATCATTGGAAAG aaaggagagacagtgaaGAAGATGCGTGAAGAG AGCGGTGCACGCATCAACATCTCTGAGGGAAACTGCCCAGAGCGGATAGTTACCATCACCGGACCCACAGATGCCATCTTCAAGGCCTTCGCCATGATCGCATACAAGTTTGAAGAG GATATAATCAACTCTATGAGCAACAGTCCAGCCACCAGCAAGCCTCCTGTCACCCTGCGTCTGGTGGTCCCAGCCAGCCAATGTGGCTCCCTCATAGGGAAAGGAGGCTCCAAGATCAAAGAAATGAGAGAG TCCACAGGTGCTCAGGTACAGGTCGCAGGGGACATGCTGCCCAACTCCACTGAACGAGCAGTCACCATCTCAGGAGCCCCGGAAGCCATTATCCAGTGTGTCAAGCAGATCTGTGTTGTCATGCTAGAG tccCCACCGAAAGGTGCCACTATCCCCTACCGCCCCAAGCCTGCCTCCACCCCCATCATTTTTTCAGGTGGCCAG gcTTACACCATTCAGGGACAATACGCCATCCCTCACCCTGAC CTCTGCTGTCCCTCCTACCCCCCTCAGCAGTTGACCAAGCTCCACCAGTTGGCTATGCAGCAAACCCCCTTTAATCCCCTTGGACAGACCACCCCTGCCTTCCCCG GTCTGGATGCCAGTAACCAGGCCAGTACTCATGAACTCACCATTCCCAATGAT CTAATAGGCTGCATAATCGGGCGCCAGGGAACCAAAATCAACGAGATCCGCCAGATGTCTGGGGCGCAGATCAAAATTGCTAACGCCATGGAAGGGTCATCGGAGCGCCAGATCACCATCACAGGAACCCCCGCCAACATCAGCCTGGCCCAGTACCTCATCAACGCACG GTTCAGAGACGTGGCGGCCATGTGGAATGACCcatcctccatgacgacatcctAA
- the LOC129840294 gene encoding poly(rC)-binding protein 3-like isoform X6: protein MEPPKVQQPGEGGLNVTLTIRLLMHGKEVGSIIGKKGETVKKMREEVSASGARINISEGNCPERIVTITGPTDAIFKAFAMIAYKFEEDIINSMSNSPATSKPPVTLRLVVPASQCGSLIGKGGSKIKEMRESTGAQVQVAGDMLPNSTERAVTISGAPEAIIQCVKQICVVMLESPPKGATIPYRPKPASTPIIFSGGQVRADALGASTANLSLLLQHQPLPAYTIQGQYAIPHPDLTKLHQLAMQQTPFNPLGQTTPAFPAGLDASNQASTHELTIPNDLIGCIIGRQGTKINEIRQMSGAQIKIANAMEGSSERQITITGTPANISLAQYLINARFRDVAAMWNDPSSMTTS, encoded by the exons ATGGAACCACCCAAGGTGCAGCAGCCAGGCGAAGGAGGCCTCAACGTCACCCTCACCATCAGGCTTCTGATGCACGGCAAG GAGGTTGGAAGCATCATTGGAAAG aaaggagagacagtgaaGAAGATGCGTGAAGAGGTAAGTGCA AGCGGTGCACGCATCAACATCTCTGAGGGAAACTGCCCAGAGCGGATAGTTACCATCACCGGACCCACAGATGCCATCTTCAAGGCCTTCGCCATGATCGCATACAAGTTTGAAGAG GATATAATCAACTCTATGAGCAACAGTCCAGCCACCAGCAAGCCTCCTGTCACCCTGCGTCTGGTGGTCCCAGCCAGCCAATGTGGCTCCCTCATAGGGAAAGGAGGCTCCAAGATCAAAGAAATGAGAGAG TCCACAGGTGCTCAGGTACAGGTCGCAGGGGACATGCTGCCCAACTCCACTGAACGAGCAGTCACCATCTCAGGAGCCCCGGAAGCCATTATCCAGTGTGTCAAGCAGATCTGTGTTGTCATGCTAGAG tccCCACCGAAAGGTGCCACTATCCCCTACCGCCCCAAGCCTGCCTCCACCCCCATCATTTTTTCAGGTGGCCAGGTAAGAGCCGACGCGCTGGGGGCCTCCACTGCCAACCTCAGCCTCTTACTGCAGCACCAGCCACTGCCT gcTTACACCATTCAGGGACAATACGCCATCCCTCACCCTGAC TTGACCAAGCTCCACCAGTTGGCTATGCAGCAAACCCCCTTTAATCCCCTTGGACAGACCACCCCTGCCTTCCCCG CAGGTCTGGATGCCAGTAACCAGGCCAGTACTCATGAACTCACCATTCCCAATGAT CTAATAGGCTGCATAATCGGGCGCCAGGGAACCAAAATCAACGAGATCCGCCAGATGTCTGGGGCGCAGATCAAAATTGCTAACGCCATGGAAGGGTCATCGGAGCGCCAGATCACCATCACAGGAACCCCCGCCAACATCAGCCTGGCCCAGTACCTCATCAACGCACG GTTCAGAGACGTGGCGGCCATGTGGAATGACCcatcctccatgacgacatcctAA
- the LOC129840294 gene encoding poly(rC)-binding protein 3-like isoform X9 yields the protein MEPPKVQQPGEGGLNVTLTIRLLMHGKEVGSIIGKKGETVKKMREESGARINISEGNCPERIVTITGPTDAIFKAFAMIAYKFEEDIINSMSNSPATSKPPVTLRLVVPASQCGSLIGKGGSKIKEMRESTGAQVQVAGDMLPNSTERAVTISGAPEAIIQCVKQICVVMLESPPKGATIPYRPKPASTPIIFSGGQVRADALGASTANLSLLLQHQPLPAYTIQGQYAIPHPDQLTKLHQLAMQQTPFNPLGQTTPAFPGLDASNQASTHELTIPNDLIGCIIGRQGTKINEIRQMSGAQIKIANAMEGSSERQITITGTPANISLAQYLINARFRDVAAMWNDPSSMTTS from the exons ATGGAACCACCCAAGGTGCAGCAGCCAGGCGAAGGAGGCCTCAACGTCACCCTCACCATCAGGCTTCTGATGCACGGCAAG GAGGTTGGAAGCATCATTGGAAAG aaaggagagacagtgaaGAAGATGCGTGAAGAG AGCGGTGCACGCATCAACATCTCTGAGGGAAACTGCCCAGAGCGGATAGTTACCATCACCGGACCCACAGATGCCATCTTCAAGGCCTTCGCCATGATCGCATACAAGTTTGAAGAG GATATAATCAACTCTATGAGCAACAGTCCAGCCACCAGCAAGCCTCCTGTCACCCTGCGTCTGGTGGTCCCAGCCAGCCAATGTGGCTCCCTCATAGGGAAAGGAGGCTCCAAGATCAAAGAAATGAGAGAG TCCACAGGTGCTCAGGTACAGGTCGCAGGGGACATGCTGCCCAACTCCACTGAACGAGCAGTCACCATCTCAGGAGCCCCGGAAGCCATTATCCAGTGTGTCAAGCAGATCTGTGTTGTCATGCTAGAG tccCCACCGAAAGGTGCCACTATCCCCTACCGCCCCAAGCCTGCCTCCACCCCCATCATTTTTTCAGGTGGCCAGGTAAGAGCCGACGCGCTGGGGGCCTCCACTGCCAACCTCAGCCTCTTACTGCAGCACCAGCCACTGCCT gcTTACACCATTCAGGGACAATACGCCATCCCTCACCCTGAC CAGTTGACCAAGCTCCACCAGTTGGCTATGCAGCAAACCCCCTTTAATCCCCTTGGACAGACCACCCCTGCCTTCCCCG GTCTGGATGCCAGTAACCAGGCCAGTACTCATGAACTCACCATTCCCAATGAT CTAATAGGCTGCATAATCGGGCGCCAGGGAACCAAAATCAACGAGATCCGCCAGATGTCTGGGGCGCAGATCAAAATTGCTAACGCCATGGAAGGGTCATCGGAGCGCCAGATCACCATCACAGGAACCCCCGCCAACATCAGCCTGGCCCAGTACCTCATCAACGCACG GTTCAGAGACGTGGCGGCCATGTGGAATGACCcatcctccatgacgacatcctAA
- the LOC129840294 gene encoding poly(rC)-binding protein 3-like isoform X15: MEPPKVQQPGEGGLNVTLTIRLLMHGKEVGSIIGKKGETVKKMREEVSASGARINISEGNCPERIVTITGPTDAIFKAFAMIAYKFEEDIINSMSNSPATSKPPVTLRLVVPASQCGSLIGKGGSKIKEMRESTGAQVQVAGDMLPNSTERAVTISGAPEAIIQCVKQICVVMLESPPKGATIPYRPKPASTPIIFSGGQAYTIQGQYAIPHPDQLTKLHQLAMQQTPFNPLGQTTPAFPAGLDASNQASTHELTIPNDLIGCIIGRQGTKINEIRQMSGAQIKIANAMEGSSERQITITGTPANISLAQYLINARFRDVAAMWNDPSSMTTS, encoded by the exons ATGGAACCACCCAAGGTGCAGCAGCCAGGCGAAGGAGGCCTCAACGTCACCCTCACCATCAGGCTTCTGATGCACGGCAAG GAGGTTGGAAGCATCATTGGAAAG aaaggagagacagtgaaGAAGATGCGTGAAGAGGTAAGTGCA AGCGGTGCACGCATCAACATCTCTGAGGGAAACTGCCCAGAGCGGATAGTTACCATCACCGGACCCACAGATGCCATCTTCAAGGCCTTCGCCATGATCGCATACAAGTTTGAAGAG GATATAATCAACTCTATGAGCAACAGTCCAGCCACCAGCAAGCCTCCTGTCACCCTGCGTCTGGTGGTCCCAGCCAGCCAATGTGGCTCCCTCATAGGGAAAGGAGGCTCCAAGATCAAAGAAATGAGAGAG TCCACAGGTGCTCAGGTACAGGTCGCAGGGGACATGCTGCCCAACTCCACTGAACGAGCAGTCACCATCTCAGGAGCCCCGGAAGCCATTATCCAGTGTGTCAAGCAGATCTGTGTTGTCATGCTAGAG tccCCACCGAAAGGTGCCACTATCCCCTACCGCCCCAAGCCTGCCTCCACCCCCATCATTTTTTCAGGTGGCCAG gcTTACACCATTCAGGGACAATACGCCATCCCTCACCCTGAC CAGTTGACCAAGCTCCACCAGTTGGCTATGCAGCAAACCCCCTTTAATCCCCTTGGACAGACCACCCCTGCCTTCCCCG CAGGTCTGGATGCCAGTAACCAGGCCAGTACTCATGAACTCACCATTCCCAATGAT CTAATAGGCTGCATAATCGGGCGCCAGGGAACCAAAATCAACGAGATCCGCCAGATGTCTGGGGCGCAGATCAAAATTGCTAACGCCATGGAAGGGTCATCGGAGCGCCAGATCACCATCACAGGAACCCCCGCCAACATCAGCCTGGCCCAGTACCTCATCAACGCACG GTTCAGAGACGTGGCGGCCATGTGGAATGACCcatcctccatgacgacatcctAA
- the LOC129840294 gene encoding poly(rC)-binding protein 3-like isoform X16: protein MEPPKVQQPGEGGLNVTLTIRLLMHGKEVGSIIGKKGETVKKMREEVSASGARINISEGNCPERIVTITGPTDAIFKAFAMIAYKFEEDIINSMSNSPATSKPPVTLRLVVPASQCGSLIGKGGSKIKEMRESTGAQVQVAGDMLPNSTERAVTISGAPEAIIQCVKQICVVMLESPPKGATIPYRPKPASTPIIFSGGQAYTIQGQYAIPHPDLTKLHQLAMQQTPFNPLGQTTPAFPAGLDASNQASTHELTIPNDLIGCIIGRQGTKINEIRQMSGAQIKIANAMEGSSERQITITGTPANISLAQYLINARFRDVAAMWNDPSSMTTS, encoded by the exons ATGGAACCACCCAAGGTGCAGCAGCCAGGCGAAGGAGGCCTCAACGTCACCCTCACCATCAGGCTTCTGATGCACGGCAAG GAGGTTGGAAGCATCATTGGAAAG aaaggagagacagtgaaGAAGATGCGTGAAGAGGTAAGTGCA AGCGGTGCACGCATCAACATCTCTGAGGGAAACTGCCCAGAGCGGATAGTTACCATCACCGGACCCACAGATGCCATCTTCAAGGCCTTCGCCATGATCGCATACAAGTTTGAAGAG GATATAATCAACTCTATGAGCAACAGTCCAGCCACCAGCAAGCCTCCTGTCACCCTGCGTCTGGTGGTCCCAGCCAGCCAATGTGGCTCCCTCATAGGGAAAGGAGGCTCCAAGATCAAAGAAATGAGAGAG TCCACAGGTGCTCAGGTACAGGTCGCAGGGGACATGCTGCCCAACTCCACTGAACGAGCAGTCACCATCTCAGGAGCCCCGGAAGCCATTATCCAGTGTGTCAAGCAGATCTGTGTTGTCATGCTAGAG tccCCACCGAAAGGTGCCACTATCCCCTACCGCCCCAAGCCTGCCTCCACCCCCATCATTTTTTCAGGTGGCCAG gcTTACACCATTCAGGGACAATACGCCATCCCTCACCCTGAC TTGACCAAGCTCCACCAGTTGGCTATGCAGCAAACCCCCTTTAATCCCCTTGGACAGACCACCCCTGCCTTCCCCG CAGGTCTGGATGCCAGTAACCAGGCCAGTACTCATGAACTCACCATTCCCAATGAT CTAATAGGCTGCATAATCGGGCGCCAGGGAACCAAAATCAACGAGATCCGCCAGATGTCTGGGGCGCAGATCAAAATTGCTAACGCCATGGAAGGGTCATCGGAGCGCCAGATCACCATCACAGGAACCCCCGCCAACATCAGCCTGGCCCAGTACCTCATCAACGCACG GTTCAGAGACGTGGCGGCCATGTGGAATGACCcatcctccatgacgacatcctAA
- the LOC129840294 gene encoding poly(rC)-binding protein 3-like isoform X11 has translation MEPPKVQQPGEGGLNVTLTIRLLMHGKEVGSIIGKKGETVKKMREESGARINISEGNCPERIVTITGPTDAIFKAFAMIAYKFEEDIINSMSNSPATSKPPVTLRLVVPASQCGSLIGKGGSKIKEMRESTGAQVQVAGDMLPNSTERAVTISGAPEAIIQCVKQICVVMLESPPKGATIPYRPKPASTPIIFSGGQVRADALGASTANLSLLLQHQPLPAYTIQGQYAIPHPDLTKLHQLAMQQTPFNPLGQTTPAFPGLDASNQASTHELTIPNDLIGCIIGRQGTKINEIRQMSGAQIKIANAMEGSSERQITITGTPANISLAQYLINARFRDVAAMWNDPSSMTTS, from the exons ATGGAACCACCCAAGGTGCAGCAGCCAGGCGAAGGAGGCCTCAACGTCACCCTCACCATCAGGCTTCTGATGCACGGCAAG GAGGTTGGAAGCATCATTGGAAAG aaaggagagacagtgaaGAAGATGCGTGAAGAG AGCGGTGCACGCATCAACATCTCTGAGGGAAACTGCCCAGAGCGGATAGTTACCATCACCGGACCCACAGATGCCATCTTCAAGGCCTTCGCCATGATCGCATACAAGTTTGAAGAG GATATAATCAACTCTATGAGCAACAGTCCAGCCACCAGCAAGCCTCCTGTCACCCTGCGTCTGGTGGTCCCAGCCAGCCAATGTGGCTCCCTCATAGGGAAAGGAGGCTCCAAGATCAAAGAAATGAGAGAG TCCACAGGTGCTCAGGTACAGGTCGCAGGGGACATGCTGCCCAACTCCACTGAACGAGCAGTCACCATCTCAGGAGCCCCGGAAGCCATTATCCAGTGTGTCAAGCAGATCTGTGTTGTCATGCTAGAG tccCCACCGAAAGGTGCCACTATCCCCTACCGCCCCAAGCCTGCCTCCACCCCCATCATTTTTTCAGGTGGCCAGGTAAGAGCCGACGCGCTGGGGGCCTCCACTGCCAACCTCAGCCTCTTACTGCAGCACCAGCCACTGCCT gcTTACACCATTCAGGGACAATACGCCATCCCTCACCCTGAC TTGACCAAGCTCCACCAGTTGGCTATGCAGCAAACCCCCTTTAATCCCCTTGGACAGACCACCCCTGCCTTCCCCG GTCTGGATGCCAGTAACCAGGCCAGTACTCATGAACTCACCATTCCCAATGAT CTAATAGGCTGCATAATCGGGCGCCAGGGAACCAAAATCAACGAGATCCGCCAGATGTCTGGGGCGCAGATCAAAATTGCTAACGCCATGGAAGGGTCATCGGAGCGCCAGATCACCATCACAGGAACCCCCGCCAACATCAGCCTGGCCCAGTACCTCATCAACGCACG GTTCAGAGACGTGGCGGCCATGTGGAATGACCcatcctccatgacgacatcctAA
- the LOC129840294 gene encoding poly(rC)-binding protein 3-like isoform X12, translated as MEPPKVQQPGEGGLNVTLTIRLLMHGKEVGSIIGKKGETVKKMREEVSASGARINISEGNCPERIVTITGPTDAIFKAFAMIAYKFEEDIINSMSNSPATSKPPVTLRLVVPASQCGSLIGKGGSKIKEMRESTGAQVQVAGDMLPNSTERAVTISGAPEAIIQCVKQICVVMLESPPKGATIPYRPKPASTPIIFSGGQAYTIQGQYAIPHPDLCCPSYPPQQLTKLHQLAMQQTPFNPLGQTTPAFPAGLDASNQASTHELTIPNDLIGCIIGRQGTKINEIRQMSGAQIKIANAMEGSSERQITITGTPANISLAQYLINARFRDVAAMWNDPSSMTTS; from the exons ATGGAACCACCCAAGGTGCAGCAGCCAGGCGAAGGAGGCCTCAACGTCACCCTCACCATCAGGCTTCTGATGCACGGCAAG GAGGTTGGAAGCATCATTGGAAAG aaaggagagacagtgaaGAAGATGCGTGAAGAGGTAAGTGCA AGCGGTGCACGCATCAACATCTCTGAGGGAAACTGCCCAGAGCGGATAGTTACCATCACCGGACCCACAGATGCCATCTTCAAGGCCTTCGCCATGATCGCATACAAGTTTGAAGAG GATATAATCAACTCTATGAGCAACAGTCCAGCCACCAGCAAGCCTCCTGTCACCCTGCGTCTGGTGGTCCCAGCCAGCCAATGTGGCTCCCTCATAGGGAAAGGAGGCTCCAAGATCAAAGAAATGAGAGAG TCCACAGGTGCTCAGGTACAGGTCGCAGGGGACATGCTGCCCAACTCCACTGAACGAGCAGTCACCATCTCAGGAGCCCCGGAAGCCATTATCCAGTGTGTCAAGCAGATCTGTGTTGTCATGCTAGAG tccCCACCGAAAGGTGCCACTATCCCCTACCGCCCCAAGCCTGCCTCCACCCCCATCATTTTTTCAGGTGGCCAG gcTTACACCATTCAGGGACAATACGCCATCCCTCACCCTGAC CTCTGCTGTCCCTCCTACCCCCCTCAGCAGTTGACCAAGCTCCACCAGTTGGCTATGCAGCAAACCCCCTTTAATCCCCTTGGACAGACCACCCCTGCCTTCCCCG CAGGTCTGGATGCCAGTAACCAGGCCAGTACTCATGAACTCACCATTCCCAATGAT CTAATAGGCTGCATAATCGGGCGCCAGGGAACCAAAATCAACGAGATCCGCCAGATGTCTGGGGCGCAGATCAAAATTGCTAACGCCATGGAAGGGTCATCGGAGCGCCAGATCACCATCACAGGAACCCCCGCCAACATCAGCCTGGCCCAGTACCTCATCAACGCACG GTTCAGAGACGTGGCGGCCATGTGGAATGACCcatcctccatgacgacatcctAA